Part of the Sporomusa termitida genome, GCGAATGATGACGGTGCAATCGGTCAGGCCGTTGTATTCCTCCAGGTAGGCTTGCACGGCTCCGGAAACATTGGAGACCTGAATGGTAAAAGTCGACATGGCCTTCATGTCCTGGGTAGTGTCCGAGAACAGCATGGGAATGGGTTCCCAGGCAATGCCGTTCCAGGTCACAACCTCGTTGTTTTTCGCCATGCAAGCCTTCTCACCGTTTGGTAACTGAAGCTCTACCAGCACAATCCACGGCAGGTCAGTGGACAGCTTGTTTTTTTCAATAAGTCCAGCACTCGAAAATGCTAACGGCATATTCTCACGCCTCCATAATCGCTATTTCCACATGCCAATAGCCCGGCGACACCATACTGGCCTTGGGCACAGCGGTAAACTGCATGTTCGTTTGCCGGCCGGTTATCGGGTCGGTCCAGACAAAAATATGGGCGTAATTGGCCTGGACGAACGCCTTAAATTGCAGATAGTTCGCATGCGGCATGGCCGGCCAGGTATAGGCGCCGCCCATTTGCGTCCGGGTATAACGAGGACGGGAGATGGTGTATCCCCCGTCCGTTGGCGAAGCGATTTTATTGTCCGGGTAAATATCATCAGCGGGGTAAGCCGGTGGACAGATAGTGGGAAACGTTGGATAGCTCATCTAACCCCTCCCGAAAAAGAAGTCCCGCGAACCGGCCACGTTGTTCTGGACGCCGTCAATCACCATCTGCACCAGCGTTGACTGGGTCGCCGGGTCATATGACGCCTGCTGGGAAACCTGTACTTGCTGGCCGGTCTTGTTGATGACCGTGACGTTGACTTTGGGAATAACCGGGGCAGCCGCGCTCTGGTTCAAGAGGGCCTGGGTTTGATTAGCGGTGTAAATATGGGCCGGGTTGCCGAAATAGGCAAGCTCCGGGCCTTCCTCCCCGACAAGGGACCAGCCGCCGGGATTATAACCCCCTGCGGCGAATGTCTGGATCGGGCTGACTTCTGCACTGCTTGGGATAGAACTTAACTGTTTTGTTGAACCTGCTGCAGAAGCCGAAGGCGTACCTGCCGTTGGCACTCCCAATATCTGTCCAAATAACTGCTGCAGCGGCCCCATGATATATTTATCCGCCCACATTTTCAGGAACATATTTTCAATGCTCTCAACCATATCTTTAAAGAAATTTTCCAGCGCTTTAGTTGCGCTTTGCCCTTCCAAGGCCATTTTGCTCAGATTGTCCTGGGCGCTGGCATAGACTTGGTCCCAGCTCTGTTCGACGGTCTGGGCGTAATTGATCTGCCGGTTTTGGATATTGCGAAAGGCAGCGGAAAACGCCGTGTCGTAGTTCATGGCGTCTAATTCATACTGCTGATTCATGGCATCGTTCAGGCTTTTTTGCAGGGCCAGCCGCTGTTCGGCATTCAGGCTTGTTTCCTTCAGTTTTTGCTGCAGATAGGCGATTTCAGCAGCCAAATCCTTCTGCCGGAGGGCATCGACCTCTTGCCGGGTTTTTCCTTCCAGATTAATCAGCAAGGTATTATAGGTAAGTGCGTCTCGATATTCCTTTAGCTTCGCGTCAATTTGGTTGGTATCGCGTTTCTGAGCCGCGAAGTTCTGCTGCCCCTTGGCCCACTCATCCACCGCCGTCTTGGCTCCCTGGTCGTTGTTATCAACCGCGATAGCCTTCAGACGTGTCTCTTTTTCCTTGGCGATTTTGTCCAGTTCGATTTGATACTCAATATCGGCCTGAGCCGCTCTATCATCTATGAGTTGGGCACCAATCAGGGCAGTCTGATTCTTAATGTCGGTCCATGCCTGCTGCCACGTCTCACGGACCTTGTCGGCAGCCACCTGCTGGTACTGGGCGATTTTATCCGCCAAACCCGAGGTGTCGCCGCCGGCATTGCCGATCTGGGTGACCTGATTTTGCATTTTGGTGACTTCAGCCGTAATCTTGGCCATGCCGCTCTCATAGACGCTGCCGCTGGTGTCCGTGATCCGGCGTTCAAGGTCGGCGATAAGAAGCCTGGCCTGGGCATTCGCGCGTTCGAGCTTTTCGGCTTCTCGTTCGGCGGTTCTGGCTGCGGCGCTGGTGTCAATATAGGGGGGAGCCAAGATTGTCGAAGGCTCTTTTAACTTTTCCAGGTCATCCAGGAGTTTCTGCGTACTGTATTTAGCCGGATCAAGCTCGAATTTTTTCTGTTCTTCGAGTTCGGCGTCCGAGAGCGGTTGCAAGCGCGTCCCCTTAAAGGTCATGCCTAAAAGGTTGGGAGGCGTTTCCGATTCGACTTCCTTGTAATAGTGTCCTTTAATCTTTCGCACAACCGCTTTGGGGTCATAGCTCGCCACTTTGTTCTGCAGGCTAAAATAATCCATGGCTGCTTTAATTGCAAGGCCAATGGCCGCAATCGCAACGCCCCACGGCCCCAATAAGGACGCGCCGAACGCGGGAGCAAACGCGGCGATGGCTTTGGCCCCGATTAGATACGCGCCAAATTCGCCGGTGGCAATCAGCGTGAGGCCAATCGCTCTTTGTATTTCTGGCGACAAGGTACGATAGCCATCGCCAATGGCCTTTAAGGTACTTACCTTGTCCCGCAAAACCGGCAACATGGAATTGCCGATTTGAACGGCAAGACCTGTGCCAATACTCATGGCGTGTTTCATTTCCAGGGTAAGCTTGTGCCATCCTTCCGCTGTCTCGTCATTTAGGATAAAGCCGCTCTCCCTGGCCGCTTCCGTAACGGCCTCCAATTGTTCTTTGGACAAGTTAAGCATTTCGGCAAGCCGGGAACTCGACCCGCCAAATAGTTGCATAGCGACGCGGTTCTTATCGGCTCCGTCAGCCATATTCCGCATTTTATCGGCGACCAGTGTGAAGACGTCACCCACATTTTTGTTGTTTATCTGGTCAAATGATAGCCCGATACGCGAAAACATGTCATTGGATCGCTTGCCTTCAGCAGCGGCTTTTTGCATTTCGTCCCTGGAGGCCGATATCGCTTTGCCGAATTTAGCAAAATACCCGGCTGCCTCTTCCGTCCCCACACCGGCGTATTTACCAATAGCCAACAGTTTACTGGCATCTTCCGCCGTGCCGCCGATGGCTCTGCGGAGGTTGTACACTGCTTCTGACCAGCTTTGGGCGGCTGCCACAATAGACGATCCAATACCGATCATGCCTAAATTGGCAATTAAGCCTTTGATGCTGCCGATGGAACTGATCAGGTTGTCCTTAAGACCAATCACCGCCGTCTGGGCTTTGGCAATGTCTTTGGTCGACTTATCCATGGCGGCGCTGACGCTGTCGCCCATCCGCCCTGAGTTGTCGCCGATGGTTTTAAACACATTGGAGGCGGAATCCATTGCCTGGATTATGATTTGTACAATGTTGCTTGCTGCCATGTTACCGCCCCTTTCCGCCGGAAGTTTCCAAAGCCTTTTTTATGACCAAGATTTCCAGCGCCCGGAGCTTGGTCATCACTCCCGGCGTCAAGTTGATTTCATATAACCGAGCCAGTTGCTGAACCGCCCCATAGTCCAGTCCCACGGGACCGCTCATTCCCATCCGCCACTGGGTAGACACCAGACTCCAGAGGGTCCAGGACGGCCGGTTGACTTCGCATACCGCCGGCTGCCGTCCCTCGCAGGTATCGCAATCGGTGTTTTTCTTTAATAATGCGCAGTCCTTGCAGTAATCAGCGCGTCCGTCAGCATGCCACTGCCAGACGCTTACGAGTTTTTTACATCGTCAGTCAGGGCATAGGTCAACCGGTAGGTTTTATCTGCCAGGGCAATGAAGTCGGCATAGGGTACATCGTCATATTCCGGGCCGTCAATGCGGTATACTTCCTTGCTGATAAACTCGACGATCCGGTCATTCAGTTCGGCAATGGTCGCGCCATCCGGGCGAAACTGCGGGTCGGCCCCGGCGGCTTTCAGTGCTTTTCTTTCCCGGCGGTTTAAGCTGCGCGCCGCAGGCAAAGTAATTTTAGACATAAACATCCTCCTTAATAGGTTGGTTCTGCATTTACCAACGTGGCAACAATAGACACGCCGTTTGCGTTGGTGTTGTAGAACGCCCGGAACGGCAGGGAAATGGACACACCCTTGGGGCCGTCGATGCCGGGCGAAGTCCGTTCGTAGATGATCTCCGGCAGCAAAATGTTCAGGCTGCTCCCGCTCAGGGGATTGCTGAGATTGAGTTCAATGGACGAGGTCGCCCCGGCAATCGCTTTGTTCAGGAGCGCCATCGAATCAAAAATGGCCGATACCGTGCCGGTGACGGCCAGCATGCCCTCAGGCAGCGAGCCGCGAAAACCGCCGCCGCCCAGTGTATAGATACTGCCGTCAAGGCCGGTATCAACGGTTAGTTCCACTTTGGTCACATTGGCTAGTAGTTGTCCGTCGTCTAAGATTGTCGCCATGAACGCTCCAAATTTGGTCATCGGCCTCACGGCGGGTTCTACTAAAAAAGACGTCGTTGCCAGCGTCTCTTTGCCTCCCATAATATCAATTGTCGCCTGCAGGTCCTGGTTGCTGACCTCAAAGGCCATACTGAACTTGGACACTTTGCAGCCGTTATAGAGAAAATACTGCCCGAGATCAGGGAACTGCTGTTCCAGAGACATGCTTGGCTGTGTAAAGCCCGGCGTAAAGGTGTGCGTGTAAGGCACAGTACTACTGTCAGTTGTATCCGGGCTGCCAAATAACCCTTTCAGCCAGTACCCAACGTTGATTTCATCAATGGGAACCACGACCGGCCCCTGGACGTCGATATTGCCGAGGCCGGGCGGAGCCACGTCGCGGATGCCGCGAATGGTATTATCCTCAATCAGTGTTTGTTTGGCCACGATTTTGGAACTGGTGATCGGCAGGATAAAGCCGCTGGGGCTGACCGGCGTAACGCCATAGGCCGTTTCATAGGCCAAAGCCAGCCGCCCTCGATAGCCTTGGGCCTGAACCATATTTCATCACCCCTCTCTAATAGCTGATTTGTGTCCCCATCCGTACCGGAACCTGGATGGTAATGTCCATCCGGCCAGGGAACTGGGGGAAAAAGTCGTTTGATTCAAAGGAATACTCCACATGCGACACCGGGTAGGACGGGTTAATTTCGGCGATGGTCGCTAGAAGGAGCTGCCCCAGCTCGTCAGCCTCATACAAGCCGGTATTTTCGATGATCCCGTCCTGTTTGGCGACATGGGACTGGATAATGGACCAGCCGATGCTGCCGGTATAGCGGCATTCCGTCTCACCCCCGCCCTCCACTTTGCCTCCTGGAAATACAATCACCAGCGGGCAATTCGTATCCGCAGGCGGCTTTTTGCCGTCAATCCCGATATATAAAGACAGCGGTTTACTATACTTCTGCATGCAAAAAGCGGAAATGGCGGCGCTACCAGCGATAGCGTCACGCCATTTCCGAATAAAAACGGTAATGGGTATTGTCGAAAACATGGTTATCTCACCCGGTATTTCTTTGTTTTCTTGCGTGCCGGCGGCGATCCGGCTTTAGCATACTCCAGGATTTTATCCTCGATATACGCCGCTGCCTTGGGGGCCAAAATGGCCTGCATCGGCCCGAAGGTGCGCCGCGCGGCAACATTGATCTCTGACTTGCCTGAAAGCGATATGCCGGCGGCCCAGAAATAGCGGCGCATCTTATCGGTGACCGCCTTCGAATACCCTTGCTCAATTTTTTCTCCGAGCCTTACAGCAGAACCCGACAGCCAGCCGACACGAACAATCTCTTTGCATGCATCGTACTCATACTCATAGGCCACCGCATTAACGAGTTTTCCCAGTGGGCCGTAACGTTTGTTGGGACGGTTCCCGAACACGGCTTCCAGCCTGGCCCGCATATCCGGCGGCATAAATTCGGCGTACTCCCGGCCGCCGGGCGCACCTTTTCTGATCCCAGCCTTAATCTGCTGTTGTGAATACCAGCCAAAGGATTTTAAGGCTTTTCTCATCCAATCGGGCTTGGTCGTTGCCATATATTCCAGCCACGGGGTCGCCCCGTCGATCAGCAGCAAATCGACATTCATCATGACCAAGGGCTCGCATTACAAATCATTTGCAACAGGTGCATGGCACCGTCGGATTCCAGGACATGTGTAACTTCCCAGGTAGCCGAATGATAGACAACCTGATCGCCGGTTTCGGGACCGGACACATCACTGGCCGCGATTTGGAGCGTCGCCACAGCGGAACGTCCCTTCTGCTCAAAGGTGTTGCCGCGCATGGCTGAGTCGCCCAGGGCGACAACCGCCGGAATTTGCCTGCCGTTATAGAGGATGAGTTCTGCAAAAGCGTCCAAATCCAAAAAGATGGCGTTGTCCCTGGCGATTTGTTCTTTAATCGACATTACCCCACCCTCACTTTGTAGCCGGAGCCGACTGTGCCGCTCAGGATCACATGGTCAAATTCCGGGAATTCATCGTCAATCGCTTCACCGGCCTCCAAGGTGTCGGTCAGGTCCGGGTTGCCGTCGATGATGAAGGTTAAGGCTTCGGTGCCGGTATTGTAGGCCACGAACCGCGTCATGGCCTGTGAGAAAACCAGCGTATCCTCTAGCGTGCCGGTGATGGCTGCCTTGATCAGCTTCTTTAGCGGTGTCCGGCTGGCCAGCACACTGGCTTCATAAACCGCCATAATTGCCTCCTTATAAAAGAGTAAAGGGCCAGTGCGGCCCTTTCAGAGTGTCAAAAAAGTCAGAGTGAATGATATAATATAAACAGTTACGGTTCGCATCGG contains:
- a CDS encoding phage tail tube protein, with the translated sequence MVQAQGYRGRLALAYETAYGVTPVSPSGFILPITSSKIVAKQTLIEDNTIRGIRDVAPPGLGNIDVQGPVVVPIDEINVGYWLKGLFGSPDTTDSSTVPYTHTFTPGFTQPSMSLEQQFPDLGQYFLYNGCKVSKFSMAFEVSNQDLQATIDIMGGKETLATTSFLVEPAVRPMTKFGAFMATILDDGQLLANVTKVELTVDTGLDGSIYTLGGGGFRGSLPEGMLAVTGTVSAIFDSMALLNKAIAGATSSIELNLSNPLSGSSLNILLPEIIYERTSPGIDGPKGVSISLPFRAFYNTNANGVSIVATLVNAEPTY
- a CDS encoding head-tail joining protein, which encodes MSIKEQIARDNAIFLDLDAFAELILYNGRQIPAVVALGDSAMRGNTFEQKGRSAVATLQIAASDVSGPETGDQVVYHSATWEVTHVLESDGAMHLLQMICNASPWS